A single window of Sporosarcina sp. FSL W7-1349 DNA harbors:
- a CDS encoding phosphotransferase — MDTIGTGTTDGCMALDERYKQIKENVWKWEQGKNCFSVKRYRSMSTAMKVRHIHEELRSIDFPHLIPVAAESGDGPLTFVQPWLEEARAVNFKKRADRTDSLAALHALHATRKDVEWAVSPYLHIHPLVAKWEDRIERFHDIRGPCETFLGKGPVDDILFYATEAMSVIRKTYVGTKDLTLLHGDVVHHNILRDQSGIIRFIDFDLACSGPAGTEVALWIHRVMPQIGYDIEFLFDEQPSLKELDPDLLPLLLYPNELLREWLHLFTLPADSRARQANRLLPFTQSALSHWPKLWYDVERINI, encoded by the coding sequence ATGGATACAATTGGCACGGGAACCACTGACGGGTGTATGGCACTGGATGAGCGATATAAACAAATAAAAGAAAACGTATGGAAATGGGAACAAGGGAAGAATTGTTTTTCAGTGAAACGATACCGTTCCATGTCTACCGCCATGAAAGTCCGACATATCCATGAAGAATTGCGCTCAATCGATTTTCCACACCTCATCCCGGTTGCCGCAGAGAGTGGCGATGGCCCTCTGACGTTTGTTCAACCTTGGCTGGAGGAGGCAAGGGCGGTTAATTTTAAAAAGAGGGCGGATCGGACCGATTCCCTTGCCGCCCTCCATGCCTTGCATGCTACTAGGAAAGACGTGGAATGGGCCGTTTCACCTTATTTGCATATCCACCCGCTCGTTGCCAAATGGGAAGACCGGATCGAGAGGTTCCATGACATCAGGGGGCCTTGCGAAACGTTCCTCGGGAAAGGGCCGGTGGATGACATTTTGTTCTATGCGACAGAGGCGATGAGCGTCATCCGGAAAACGTATGTCGGAACGAAGGACCTCACTTTGCTGCATGGCGATGTCGTACATCATAATATCCTTCGGGACCAATCCGGCATTATCCGGTTCATCGACTTCGACCTCGCTTGTTCGGGCCCGGCAGGTACGGAAGTCGCCTTGTGGATTCACCGGGTGATGCCTCAAATCGGATATGATATTGAATTCCTGTTTGATGAACAGCCGAGCCTGAAGGAATTGGATCCCGACTTGCTGCCGCTTTTGCTTTATCCTAACGAATTGCTTCGCGAATGGCTTCATTTATTCACACTGCCTGCCGACAGTCGGGCGAGGCAAGCGAATCGCCTCCTCCCATTCACACAGAGCGCACTCTCTCATTGGCCGAAACTATGGTATGATGTAGAACGGATCAATATATGA
- a CDS encoding ACT domain-containing protein, whose protein sequence is MKQLGEGQHFYLVREDALTESMQKMLEAKRLLASGEETTIQEATKRVGLSRSAFYKYRDTVFPFESITSERILTIFIQLEDRKGSLATLLRIISEAKCNVLTIHQTIPVQARANITLSLNVTEMSIKLEEFLGRLKAPEFVDSVVLISSGAI, encoded by the coding sequence ATGAAACAATTGGGGGAAGGGCAGCATTTTTATTTGGTCAGGGAAGATGCTTTGACCGAATCCATGCAGAAAATGCTGGAAGCCAAACGTTTGCTGGCAAGCGGGGAGGAAACTACGATTCAAGAGGCGACAAAACGGGTTGGTTTGTCGCGCAGTGCGTTTTATAAGTATCGCGATACGGTGTTTCCTTTCGAATCGATCACAAGCGAAAGGATCTTGACGATTTTCATTCAATTGGAAGATCGGAAAGGCTCGCTCGCCACTTTGTTGCGGATCATTTCGGAAGCGAAATGCAATGTCTTGACCATTCACCAGACGATTCCAGTTCAAGCTCGGGCGAATATCACCTTATCGCTCAATGTGACGGAGATGTCCATCAAATTGGAAGAGTTTTTAGGGCGGCTCAAGGCACCTGAATTTGTCGACTCTGTCGTGTTGATCAGTTCGGGGGCCATTTGA
- the pheA gene encoding prephenate dehydratase — translation MKNSTFSPTVAYLGPEGSFTHIAATHLFGSMGLVPQQTIPDCIEAVTVGHVAYAVVPLENALEGSVPMTMDYLFHGNDLFINAELSIPIEQHLLIHERQLDYVEELESIHSHPHALAQCHKYLQNHYRRVPLIQTTSTAAAAKYVQEHPEKRIAAIGNRLAAEKYNLRIAEESIHDFRTNHTRFVVLSLRKEFLELDGKSESAKTTLMIKLPDEDRPGILHQILSVFAWRRLNLSKIESRPMKTGLGHYFFIIDVLEDEQHPMMKGAFEELAALNCAVHSLGSFYTYEQQPSR, via the coding sequence ATGAAGAACTCAACATTTTCACCGACGGTTGCCTATTTGGGGCCTGAGGGTTCATTCACCCATATTGCGGCGACCCATTTATTCGGGTCGATGGGGTTGGTGCCGCAGCAGACGATACCTGATTGCATCGAAGCGGTCACGGTCGGTCATGTCGCCTATGCGGTCGTCCCATTGGAAAACGCGTTGGAAGGCTCGGTCCCGATGACGATGGATTATTTATTCCACGGAAACGACCTGTTCATCAATGCGGAATTGTCGATCCCGATTGAACAGCATCTTCTGATCCACGAACGGCAACTGGACTACGTGGAGGAATTGGAGTCAATCCATTCGCACCCGCATGCGTTGGCGCAATGTCATAAGTATTTGCAAAATCATTACCGCCGGGTTCCGCTCATTCAGACGACATCCACAGCGGCTGCTGCGAAATACGTTCAAGAGCATCCGGAAAAGCGGATTGCAGCAATCGGCAACCGGCTGGCGGCGGAAAAATATAATTTACGCATTGCGGAAGAGAGCATCCATGACTTCCGCACTAACCATACCCGTTTTGTGGTCCTGTCGTTGCGTAAGGAATTTTTGGAATTGGATGGAAAATCGGAAAGCGCTAAAACGACTTTGATGATCAAATTGCCGGATGAGGACCGACCGGGTATCCTGCACCAGATCCTATCCGTCTTCGCGTGGCGCCGTCTGAACTTGAGCAAGATTGAATCCCGTCCGATGAAAACCGGATTGGGCCATTATTTTTTCATCATCGACGTTCTGGAGGATGAACAGCATCCGATGATGAAAGGTGCGTTTGAAGAATTGGCCGCACTGAATTGCGCCGTCCATTCGCTTGGTTCCTTCTATACATATGAACAACAACCGTCACGCTGA
- a CDS encoding LysM peptidoglycan-binding domain-containing protein, whose translation MCHKLGVTKRAIRSYDGMMEGGNLLVEVHVVVKGDTLWKIARQYGIPFEELKRVNAHLANPDYIVPGMKIFLPATHVKKGETKPQVKPGDKGQAPKPPQQKPPTSKPIPLPPAPEVKPERPPVAPPSPPVTEMPQMPQMPQMPQMPQMPQMPQMPQMPQMPQMPQMPQMPQMPPVQEMPQQQPMPMPMPPAQVHPMPCCPPIISIPCGWLPIFDADCYPFMHSGQIQAMPTPMPEVLPERDMDMVKDESPMLPMTPMTPIAPATPPPPMPRFATEGWQMLESPDIDADEIPLMESVYCPPEDGYVPQAVSPIMQPEQWGPLMPMPHHHHHGCGQGHGCGCGCGGGHQMPMVSPIHVMHPCGCHMMAHPYGYNWHGNH comes from the coding sequence TTGTGTCATAAATTGGGCGTCACAAAGCGGGCCATCCGTTCATACGATGGAATGATGGAAGGGGGAAATTTGTTAGTGGAAGTCCATGTTGTTGTCAAAGGGGATACCCTATGGAAAATTGCCAGACAGTACGGGATCCCATTCGAAGAGCTGAAACGGGTGAATGCACATCTGGCGAATCCCGATTATATCGTACCCGGCATGAAAATTTTCTTGCCCGCCACGCATGTGAAAAAGGGGGAGACAAAACCCCAAGTAAAGCCGGGAGATAAAGGGCAGGCTCCGAAGCCACCGCAACAGAAGCCGCCAACATCCAAGCCGATTCCGCTGCCGCCCGCTCCTGAAGTGAAGCCTGAGCGGCCGCCTGTCGCACCGCCGTCGCCGCCAGTCACTGAAATGCCGCAGATGCCGCAGATGCCGCAGATGCCGCAGATGCCGCAGATGCCACAGATGCCGCAGATGCCACAGATGCCGCAGATGCCACAGATGCCGCAGATGCCGCAAATGCCGCAGATGCCACCAGTTCAGGAAATGCCACAACAGCAGCCGATGCCAATGCCAATGCCTCCAGCACAGGTTCATCCGATGCCATGTTGTCCGCCGATCATTAGCATTCCATGCGGTTGGCTTCCAATCTTTGATGCGGACTGCTATCCATTCATGCATTCCGGTCAAATCCAAGCAATGCCGACACCAATGCCTGAAGTGTTACCCGAAAGGGATATGGACATGGTCAAGGATGAATCTCCGATGCTGCCAATGACACCTATGACACCGATTGCGCCAGCTACTCCACCGCCGCCAATGCCACGATTCGCAACTGAAGGATGGCAAATGTTGGAGTCGCCGGATATTGATGCGGATGAAATCCCGTTGATGGAATCCGTCTATTGTCCACCGGAAGATGGGTATGTCCCGCAAGCTGTCTCGCCTATCATGCAGCCGGAGCAGTGGGGTCCTCTCATGCCGATGCCTCACCACCATCATCATGGATGCGGTCAAGGCCATGGATGCGGGTGCGGTTGTGGAGGAGGACATCAGATGCCGATGGTGTCACCGATCCATGTTATGCATCCATGCGGTTGCCATATGATGGCACATCCATATGGATACAATTGGCACGGGAACCACTGA
- the obgE gene encoding GTPase ObgE: protein MFVDHVKVYVKGGDGGDGMVAFRREKYIAYGGPAGGDGGRGGNVIFIVDEGLRTLMDFRYQRHFKASKGENGGSKNQHGRGASDMVVKVPPGTVVTDAESGTIIADLVEHGQKAVIAKGGRGGRGNSRFATPRNPAPELSEMGEPGVEREVILELKVLADAGLVGFPSVGKSTLLSVVSAAKPKIADYHFTTLVPNLGMVETEDGRAFVLADLPGLIEGAHEGVGLGHQFLRHIERTRVIVHVIDMSGLEGRDPYEDYVTINEELEKYNLRLTERPQLIVANKMDMPDAEENLERFKEQLNDEDAKIFPISAITRKGLDELLFAVAELLETTPEFPIHEVVEEEEHSVLYKHESETPDFEISRDDDGAYVLSGYTIERLFKMTDFNFDQSVRKFARQMRGMGVDDALRERGAKDGDIVRILNFEFEFIE from the coding sequence ATGTTTGTCGATCATGTAAAAGTGTATGTCAAAGGCGGTGACGGAGGGGATGGAATGGTCGCCTTCCGCCGGGAGAAATATATCGCCTACGGTGGTCCCGCCGGTGGGGATGGAGGCCGGGGAGGCAATGTCATCTTCATCGTGGATGAAGGACTGCGCACCTTGATGGACTTCCGGTATCAACGCCATTTCAAAGCGTCAAAAGGGGAGAACGGCGGCAGCAAGAACCAGCACGGCCGTGGGGCATCTGACATGGTTGTCAAAGTTCCGCCAGGCACGGTCGTGACCGACGCCGAAAGCGGTACAATCATCGCCGATCTCGTGGAACATGGCCAAAAAGCGGTCATCGCGAAAGGCGGCCGAGGCGGGCGCGGGAACAGCCGCTTCGCCACTCCCCGTAACCCAGCACCGGAATTATCCGAAATGGGCGAGCCGGGGGTAGAGCGCGAAGTCATCCTGGAGCTGAAAGTATTGGCGGATGCCGGACTGGTCGGTTTCCCGAGTGTCGGCAAGTCCACTCTATTGTCCGTTGTTTCCGCTGCGAAACCGAAAATTGCCGATTACCATTTTACGACCCTTGTTCCGAACCTCGGCATGGTGGAAACGGAAGACGGCCGGGCCTTCGTTTTAGCCGACTTGCCGGGATTGATCGAAGGAGCACATGAGGGGGTTGGATTGGGTCACCAATTCCTGCGCCATATTGAACGGACGCGGGTCATCGTCCATGTCATTGATATGTCAGGGCTGGAAGGGCGCGACCCATACGAAGATTACGTGACCATCAATGAAGAATTGGAAAAATACAATTTGCGTCTCACTGAAAGGCCGCAACTCATCGTCGCGAATAAAATGGATATGCCGGATGCTGAAGAGAATCTGGAGCGATTCAAGGAACAGCTAAACGATGAAGATGCGAAAATCTTCCCGATTTCCGCCATCACCCGGAAAGGGTTGGATGAGCTTTTATTCGCCGTGGCGGAACTGCTTGAAACGACGCCGGAATTCCCAATTCATGAAGTTGTCGAGGAAGAGGAACATTCGGTATTGTACAAGCATGAATCGGAAACGCCTGATTTTGAAATTTCCCGTGATGATGACGGGGCCTATGTCCTGTCAGGCTATACGATCGAGCGCCTATTCAAGATGACGGACTTCAACTTCGACCAATCCGTCCGCAAATTCGCGAGACAAATGCGCGGGATGGGCGTGGACGACGCGCTGCGGGAACGTGGGGCGAAAGACGGCGACATCGTCCGAATCCTGAATTTCGAATTTGAATTTATTGAATAA
- a CDS encoding YebC/PmpR family DNA-binding transcriptional regulator, protein MAGHSKWKNIQARKGAQDAKRGKIFQKMSKEIYVAAKAGGSDTDSNAALRLAIEKAKSANVPNDVIKRAIDKATGAGAAEHYEEVVYEGYGPGGVAVLVYCLTENRNRTAPNIRVAFNKNGGSLGESGSVSYLFDRKGRLFIERTADTDEDAVMMAALEAGAEDIVSTEEGFEVLTTPSDFLSVKGALEEDGIEFVSAEIEMVPSMYNELSGENEELFEKMIDALEDDDDVQDVYHNASE, encoded by the coding sequence ATGGCAGGGCATTCCAAGTGGAAAAACATCCAAGCGCGCAAAGGGGCACAAGATGCAAAGCGGGGGAAGATTTTCCAGAAGATGTCGAAAGAAATTTATGTCGCGGCTAAAGCGGGTGGATCCGACACGGATTCCAACGCTGCATTGCGGCTAGCCATCGAAAAAGCAAAAAGCGCCAACGTCCCGAATGATGTCATCAAACGAGCGATCGACAAAGCAACTGGAGCGGGGGCAGCCGAGCATTATGAAGAAGTCGTCTATGAAGGATACGGTCCCGGCGGCGTCGCCGTATTGGTGTACTGCTTGACCGAAAACCGCAACCGGACGGCGCCGAATATCCGGGTCGCTTTCAACAAGAACGGGGGCAGCCTCGGGGAAAGCGGATCGGTCAGCTACCTATTCGATCGGAAAGGCCGCTTGTTCATCGAACGGACAGCCGACACCGACGAAGATGCCGTTATGATGGCGGCACTGGAAGCAGGCGCGGAAGATATCGTGTCGACCGAGGAAGGATTCGAAGTGTTGACAACGCCTTCCGATTTCCTAAGTGTCAAGGGCGCATTGGAAGAGGACGGCATCGAATTCGTTTCAGCTGAAATCGAAATGGTCCCTTCCATGTACAACGAACTTTCCGGGGAAAATGAAGAGCTGTTTGAAAAGATGATCGACGCGCTTGAAGATGATGATGACGTGCAGGATGTCTATCATAATGCGAGTGAATGA
- a CDS encoding restriction endonuclease — protein sequence MTENKLYSKTKMSKMLGWSEGGGRRWVKEFEEYIPITVFNNRIMYDDESVRILKFLKDLNKSGLTMVEIKKWVVKNGIPENEGESKKVIAKNESKIVSHEFNPQIASTIPTVKELLIPYLNELKDGSPYTANELTQKIVKLYNLSERQQVMKYETNTDAIFLSRIRGVRYSLKKEGYINEINKLTYQITPDGLALLDENIVDIAEEVNEMEKLIDPLTAIKDNINDLHEQLSKDLLKTLSNLDWKKFEDIVVDLLTKMGYGDGEVTQRSNDEGLDGIIKEDKLGLENIYVQAKRYGMGNSVGREAVQSFSGALDAKGARKGVFITTSHFTDKAKAYADRLESKRIILIDGKELTNLMIAYNVGVNKKVSFVIKEIDFGYFDEE from the coding sequence TTGACGGAAAATAAGTTATATTCTAAGACGAAAATGTCTAAAATGCTTGGGTGGTCAGAAGGCGGCGGAAGAAGATGGGTAAAAGAGTTTGAGGAATATATCCCCATTACTGTGTTTAATAACAGAATAATGTATGATGATGAATCGGTTAGGATATTAAAATTTTTGAAAGACTTAAATAAGTCAGGTTTAACTATGGTAGAAATTAAAAAATGGGTTGTGAAGAATGGTATTCCCGAAAATGAAGGAGAATCTAAGAAGGTAATTGCAAAAAATGAGTCTAAAATTGTTAGTCATGAGTTCAATCCTCAAATTGCTTCAACAATTCCAACAGTCAAAGAGCTTTTAATTCCATATTTAAATGAGTTGAAAGACGGGAGCCCCTATACGGCTAATGAACTAACTCAGAAAATTGTTAAGCTATATAATTTATCAGAGCGACAACAAGTTATGAAATATGAAACCAACACAGATGCAATCTTTTTATCACGCATTCGTGGGGTTAGATACAGCCTAAAGAAAGAAGGTTACATTAACGAAATAAACAAGCTCACATATCAAATTACTCCTGATGGATTGGCTTTGTTAGATGAAAACATTGTGGATATTGCAGAAGAAGTTAATGAGATGGAAAAATTGATCGATCCTTTGACTGCAATTAAAGACAACATCAATGATCTACATGAGCAATTATCAAAAGATTTATTGAAAACGCTATCAAATTTAGACTGGAAGAAGTTTGAAGACATCGTGGTTGATCTATTGACCAAGATGGGTTATGGAGACGGAGAGGTTACCCAAAGATCAAATGACGAAGGATTAGATGGAATTATTAAAGAGGATAAATTAGGATTGGAAAATATTTATGTTCAAGCCAAAAGGTATGGCATGGGGAATTCTGTAGGTAGGGAAGCTGTTCAAAGTTTTTCGGGGGCATTAGATGCAAAAGGGGCAAGAAAAGGTGTTTTTATAACAACATCACATTTTACTGATAAAGCTAAAGCATATGCCGATAGGCTAGAGTCAAAAAGAATTATTTTAATAGATGGAAAAGAACTTACAAATTTAATGATAGCATATAATGTTGGCGTTAATAAAAAAGTATCTTTTGTGATTAAAGAAATAGATTTCGGTTATTTTGATGAAGAGTAA